The Thermovibrio guaymasensis genomic interval CTTTTGAACCTCCTCAATAACCTTTGCAATCGTGTAGGTTTTACCGCTTCCGGTTATACCCAGTAGAGTTTGGTACTTTAAGCCCTCTTTAATTCCTCTGCTGAGTTCCCTGATAGCCTTTGGCTGATCACCCTTTGGAGTAAAGGGTGAAACTACTTTAAACCTTTTTCCCATTTTTCCCTTAAAATAGAGTTTCTCACCCACCATAATATAGACTTGAACCTTACATTTAAGGAGATGTTAAATGAGGAAAGCCTTACTTACGGGGCTATTGGCCCTTACACTCTCTTTCCAGTCCTTCGGAGCAGACCTTAGTTTGGGAGTTAAGCTCTACTCCGACGGGCTTTACTCTTTAGCTGCAAAGACCTTTAGGGAGAACATAGACTCTCTAAGCAGAGATAAATTTAAAAAGTACTACAGATACGCCTACCTATCTTTCTTAAAGAGCTCCGATTACTCTTCCCTTGAAAGGCTCGTTAAACTCTGGAAAGAGAAGTACCCAGATTTTAAGAGGGGGGAGCTCCTTGCCCTTGAAACCATAATTGCCCTTAGAAAGGGAGTTCCGATAGAGGAAGCCTTCCCCAAGGAAATCTCCTCTTTACCGATTGAAGAGAAAGTAGCCTTCTTTAAGGTTTTAGCTGGTGTTGACCTTAAGCCCGAAGAGACCCTCTTTATCTTAAACGTTGCCTCAAAGGATACAGAGTTAAAGGGAGCGGTAAAAGACAGCGGCTTTTTAAAGAGTGCCCTTGAAAGGGCAATAAGGGAGAACGATTACTCCCTCATAGATTTCATATTTGATAACTACGGAAGGTGGTTTAAGGGTAAAGATGAAGGCCTTCAGTTTGTAAGGTACCTTGAGAGGAAGAAGAGGTTTGCAGATGCCCTAGTTGAAGCTAGAAAACTCTACAAGAAGTATCCGGGCAAGGAGACCAGGTTTGAGCTTGCAAGGGCTTACTACCTAAACGGTAAGTACGGTGAAGTTTTAAATCTGGTAAAAAGTCCTTCAACAGAGAAGGAGAAGTACTTACTTGCTTGGACCTACTTTAAACTGGGAAAACCTGAAAAGATTGCTCCACTTGTAGGTTTGAACGTTAACAGGCCTTCCCTTCCCCAGAAGTTGAAAGTACTTCTTGATTTCTACTCCTGCAATTTTGACCTTTCCCTCCTTAAGAAGTACTACCCTGAGCTCTACGTTAAAGCCCTCATCTTCTCATTCTCAGATTCCCTTCCAGAGGGAGAGGTCGGTCTCCCCCACGACTTAGCCTACATTTACGGGGAGAAGGGGCTCTTTGAGAAATCAAAGGAGGAGCTAGAAAAGGCCGTTCAAAACCCCTTTGATAAGAACCTTACGGGAAGGTCCCTCTTTCTACTTGGAGAGGTAGGTACTCTGAACCTTCAGGTTGGAACGGTCGTTTACAATCAGTTAATGTCAGGTTATCAGGGAACGCCCTACTACACCGAATCTTTAGTTCCTGCAGCTAAGGTTTACCTCTACTCTGGAAGTCCAGAAGTTGCCCTTAAGCTCCTTTCCTACGCTTACTCACAGGTCGGAGTGAGGAGCGATGAGGTTAGAGAGCTTCTAGGGAGGACCTACCTTATAAAGGGAAACTTCAAAAAAGCCTCCCTTTACCTCTCTAAAGTGAGAAGTCAAGAGGGGAGATCCCTCCTAGCTTACTCCCTCTACCAGTCTGGAGATAGAAAGGGGAGTTTTAAGGTTTTAAGGGAAATGTTCAAGGGGACTCCTCTCTTTCCGGAAGTTAACGGAGGAAGGCTTGTCTTCCTCTCTAACGAATTGGGGAGGGAAAGGGAGCTGAGGAAAGTTAAGGGGCTACCGCTCCTCCCTTCTGTAATGGCTGTAGTTGTAAGTAAAGACTATAGAAGGGCTGAGGAGCTCTTTAAAAGGGCTAACCAGAGGGAGAAAGTTGCGTTAGCCCTGTTCCTAGCCGAAAGATACCAAGAGAAGGAACCTTTAAAGGCCTTAAACTACTTGACCGAGGTTGTCAACTCCTCCTCAGATGAGGAGATTGCAAGTTACGCTAAAACCTTGCTCAACTACCTAGCCTTTAAGACGAAAAACTACGCTCCTGTTCTCCTTAACGACCCTTACTTTATAGCCTATAACCCTGAAAACGATGTAACGTCGGTTTCAACCCTCATATCAAAGGCTGATGATTACCTCTCTTCAGGAGAGGTTGGAAAGGCCTATGGCCTGCTGAAGTTGGCCCTTGAAAGGACCTCTTCCGAATCCTTTAGGAAGGAAATTGTAAGGAAGCTTGTTGAAATTGACTTAAAACAGAGGAACTTTAGCAGAGCTCTCCAGGACGTCTCCCTCCTTCCAGATTCAGACCTTAAGAACTACCTCCTCTTTAAAATCTACCTTGGAATGGGAAGGCTGGTTGATGCCTACCAGCACGCAAAGGAGGTTAAGTCTGTTAGTGAACTTCCAAAGGAGGAGAGAGTTCCATTCCTTGCAAAGCTTGCAAGGTACTACAAGCTTACTGGAAATAAGGAGGAGGCTTTAAAGCTTGTAAGTCAGCTGTTAAAGGAAGGAGACCTCAGTAAGGTTGATTATGACGACCTAATTAGCTTATCCCTCCTTGCTCAGGAAAAGGGAAGTACGGACGTTGCGAAAAGGTTAATTGATGAGGCCTTTAAGAGGGCTGAAACAAAGGAACAAAGAGCTGAAAGCCTCTTTTGGAAGGCCTCTATTGAGGCTCAGGAGGGGAAGGTTGATGATGCAATAATTGACTACATGAAGATAGCTTACGACTTTAAAGGGGTTGAACCTTGGTCTTCAACAGCCCTTTATAGGGCAGCACAGCTCTTTGAGGAAAAGGGGGACTACAGGCAGGCCTTTAAACTTTACAGGAAAGTTTCCAAGCTGAAGAGGGGAACTAAGGAAGGAGAAATTGCCGCTGAAAAGGTAAAATCTCTCCTGAAAAAGATTAAGGAGGAGTAATTAATGGCCAAGAAAAACCGTTTTTTAAAGCTCCTTTCAGACAGGATTGTTGATAACCTCCTAGAGAGAGAACTTGTAATAGCCGATAACCCTGAAAGTTTCAAAGAGAAGGTTTACGAGATACTCTATAGCGACTATAAGACTGAGAAGGAGCTTGAGGAAGAGGCTGAGAGGATAATTCAGGAGAACAGCGAAGAAGTCTTTTACAGGGGAGTTTCTCTCCACAAGGCGAGGAAGTTGATTAAGGAGAAGCTTGCAAAGGAGAGAGGAATTCCCGTAATTGGTAGCGTTTTCAGTAGGGAAAAGGCAAACTACTTGGCGGGTAAGATACTAAAGCTGATTTTAACCGATGAGGAGCTTGACTATACGCAGGAAAGGGGAGTTATCAGGAACGCTATAGTGGGAAGCTTTGAGGAGGTTGCACAGCTCAGGAAGGAGATTGACCAGAGGGTGAGGGAGAAAATTGCATCCCACTCAAGGCCCATTTATGAGGGAACTCCTGAGTGGTACGCCCTCTACAGGCGCTACTACAACGAAGAGCTAATTGAGAGGGGCTTGGTTGAGCCCGAAACTGAAGTGTAGTTTAAAGTGGCTAGTTCTTTTCTGGGCTCTCTTTGGGCCCTGGGCTTTCTACAGCTACTTCTTTGGGAACAATTCCCTATCTACTTTAGGTGAGCTTAAAAATACCCGTTTTAAGCTTGAAAGGGAGAGGGATTACTGGAGGAACAGGAACGAGTTCTTAAGGGAAAAGATAGAAGCTCTTAAAGAGAACTCCGATTACCTCTACAACAAGCTAGGTAAGGAGCTCTTTGTAAGGGGAAAGGAGGGTGAAGAGGTTATCCTCTTCGTTAGATAGTCTGAGGGATTTCTTTCAGGAGTATGGCCGTTGGGAAGAGCCGTTTAGGGATTTCCTCTTCTACGGGAAGGTAAAGTTTACCACCGTTCACACAACCTTTTTTATGAAGGATTACCAGATTGACCACTTCCTCTACCTTTTTGGAGTTAAAGAGCTCCAGGTTGGGCCTAAGGAAGCCTTCAGTAGGCTGAAAGAGCTCAGTAAGGGACTAATTTCCCTCTCTCCCGACCACTACCTATCCTCTTTTGTCCTCTTTGTTTTTGAGGGTAGAGTCCCTTCTCTTTACTCTTCAAAGAGCATCTGGTTAGGTTTTAGGGGGAAAGTTGAGTGGGGGATGTTCAGCTTTGAGGGTGGGAAATTGGTATACCCGCCCCAAATGGAAGGAGTGGGGCGTTTTATTTCCTCTTTCTTAAGTTAAAGGCGCCATAGAACAACGTCTTTAAAGGCATTCCTATCGTAGATTCCCTTAACGTCAACGACTATCGGTTTAGATACGGAAATCCCTTTAAAGAAGTCCGGCTTAAGGTTGAGGAACTCTCTGTGTTTAACTGCTACAACGACTGCATCGTAGGGAGCCATCTCCTCTGGGTTTTTAATCATCTCTATTCCGTACTCCCTCTTTACCTCTTCGTGGTCGGCGTGGGGGTCGTAGATGTAGGGCTTTACTCCAAAGGACTCAAGTTCCCTGTATATATCTATTACTCTGCTGTTCCTAATGTCCTTTATGTTTTCTTTAAAGGTTATTCCCATTATCAATACCTTAGAGTTTAGAATCTGTTTTCCCTCCTTAATCATCAGCTTAACTGTGCTTTCGGCTACAAACTTGCCCATGTAGTCGTTGATTCTCCTTCCAGCTAAGATTACTTCAGGGTGGTATCCGATTTCCTGGGCTTTAAAGGTTAAGTAGTAAGGGTCAACTCCTATACAGTGGCCTCCTACAAGTCCGGGCTCAAACTTTAGGAAGTTCCACTTTGTTGAGGCTGCTTCTAAAACATCCCTGGTATCTATTCCCAGTCTGTGGAAGATTAGTGCAAGTTCGTTTATTAGGGCTATGTTTAAGTCCCTCTGAGTGTTCTCTATGACCTTTGCAGCTTCAGCAGTCTTTATGTTTGGAGCTCTGTGGATTCCGGCCTCTATTACCTCACCGTAGATTCTGGCAAGGAGCCCCGTAGTCTCACTGTCACATCCTGAAACGACCTTTACTATCTTTTCCACGGTGTGGTTCTTGTCTCCCGGGTTAACCCTCTCTGGGGAGTAGCCTACTTTAAAGTCTTCTAAGTACTTAAGGCCCGATTCCTCCTCAAGGATGGGGACGCAGATCTCTTCAGTTACTCCCGGGTAAACAGTTGATTCGTAAACGACAACCGTTCCCTTTGACATATTCCTTCCAACCGTCCTTGTAGCTGACTTTAGGGGCCTTAGGTCTGGGATCTTGTGCTTGTCTATCGGCGTTGGGACTGTAACTACTATTAGTCTGCACTCTTTTAAACTTTCAGGAGAGGATGTAAACTCTATGCCTGAACTCTTTATCCTTTCACCTTCAACTTCTCCAGTTCTATCGTAACCCTCTTTTAACTCCCGAACTCTCCCTTCGTCTATGTCAAAGCCGACTACTTTAAACGCCTTTGAAAGCGCTACGGCAAGGGGTAAGCCTACGTAACCAAGTCCTACTACTCCTATTTTCTCCTTTCCCTCTTTAAAGTCCTTAAACTCTGGAAAGTCTCTTCTCATTTAGGAGCTCCTTGTAAAACTCAAGGGTCTTTTCTGCAACTCTCTTTATATCAAATTGGGCGGCCGTCCTTCTGGCCTCCTCCTTCATTTTTTCGTTTCCAATTTCCTTTACTCCCCTTTCCATTCCCTCTACTAAACTCTCAATACTCCCAGGTTCTACTCCTATACCGTTTAAGCCGTCTTTTAAGTAACTCTTTATTCCGCCGACTAATGAGGTTACAACGGTTTTCTCCATTGCCATTGCTTGAAGTAGAGAGCCTGCTATTCCTTCCTTTAGTGAAGGGAATACGAAGAGGTCGGCTCCCTTAAGGAGCTGAGGAACGTCTTTTCTGAATCCTAAGGGGATTACCTTTCCTTTTAATCCGAGTTTCTCTATCTCTAATTTTGCTTCTTCTGAGTCTGTATCCCTTCCTGCAAGTAGGAGGTAAGCCTTAAGTTTAGGGTTTCTCCTTAGGAAGTCCTTAAAGGCCGGAAGTAAAACGTGGTGGCCCTTAACTTCAGAGTAGTTTGCCACGTTCAGAATGAGGAGAGCTCCCTCCTCAATTCCCAACTCTTTCCTAATTTCAGACTTAACTTTCTGAGGGTTAAACCTTTCAAGCTCAACTCCAGAGGGGATGTACCTTACTTTTTTACCGAGGAAGGGTGTTTTCTTTAAGTAGTCGTGTATTTGGGGAGAGACTGCAACTATTCCGTCTGTCCTTAGGTTGTACTTTGTTAACCTTGATGCTAGGGAGATTTTGAAAGGAACTCTCCTACTGTAAACGAGGATGGGCCTTTTCTTAGTGAAGAAGGAGGAGCTCCAGACCCACCAGTGGGCTTTAGAGATGTGGGTGTTCACTACGTCGTAGCTTTCCAGAACTTTTGCAAGTTTTTTAGCTTCAGAGAGGCTGAATTTCCTTGTGTTTGGGAAGTTAACAACCTCTATTCCAAGGGTTTTTGCTCTCCTTTCAAGCTCTGTTTCCTTTAGTGTAAGTATGTGAGTTTCAACTCCGAGTTTATTCATGTACTTTGCAAGCAGGAGGCACTGTTCAGTTCCTCCGCTCCAACCTCTGGCTGTAGTTGCCTGAAGAACCCGCATAACTCTCCTTCACACAGTAATTGCCGAATTTCAGAAGGGCTTTTCCACCACATTCGTTTGAGATTAGAAATTTAGCTTTTTTACTCCAGTTATCAAAGTAGAAGAGGAAGAAAGGACTTAGTACCCCAAAGAGGGCAGAGTTGTTAAATCCGAAAACCTTAAAGGATGCGGCAATTAACCAGAAAAAGAGGGGAGGTTTCTTGTAGTAAGGTTCTTCTCCCAAATGGGGAAAGAGGAAGTTCCCCTCTTTTAGCATTGTCTTTCCAATTAGAGCATACTTTACCGAATCATCGCTTAGCGATGGTTCGTAGAGCCTTGATAGGAAAATTGTGGAGGATATTATGAGAACAAGTATGCTGAGCCTCTTTAAACTAAAATCCGTAATTCTGAGCATTTTAGGTTTCCTGATAAGATTAGGATATATTGATTGTATTAGCACTTAGAAGGTTTAGAGAGTTGAAGGTTCAGATTGAGAAGCTCTACTCTAGAAGTAAGACGTCGGGTTTTAAGGTTACTTTTGAGGGGAAAGCTCCTTTTTTCCTGAAGGTTTTTCATCATCCCTTGAACTTTAAAAGGCTTTTAACAGGCTTCTTCCTTACCCGCCCTCAGAGAGAGTTTAAGTTCTCCTCTGTTCTCAGGAAAAAGGGCTTTCCAGTTCCAGAAGTCGTTAGTTTTCGTTTAAAAAAAATCTGGGGTGTTCTACCTGCTAACGTAGGCTGTACAAAGTCTGTTTACCTTGAGGGCCTCATTCCTCTTGATAAACTTCTCGGAAGTGGAGATTTTGAAGTTTACTTTGAGGAGGCCATTACCCTCTTGGCCAGACTTCACCGTGAAGGCTTTATCCATAGGGATGCCTCCCTTTCAAACTTTGCCCTTTATAGAGGAGAGGTTTACTTGATAGATTTAGAGGGAATAGTAGAGGTTTTTCCGCTTCTTCCCTTCTCTAGGTTCAGGAACTTCCTAAACTTCGTTAATGACGTTTTAAAGCACGGCTATAAGGTTAATCCTGAAAAGGTTCTTGAACTTTACTTGAAAGAATTTAGATTTCCCTTCGGACGGAAGTACCTTTCTTCAAAGCTTTCGGCTTTGCTTAGGAGAAGAGAAGTTGAAGGTTTTAATAATTCAGCTTAAACAGTTGGGAGATATCCTGCTCTCTTCGCCCCTTGCAAAGGCGGTTAAGGAAAACCTTAAAGCTCAGGTTCATTTCCTTACTTCCCCTCTGGGTAGGGAAATACTGAAGGGTTCTCCCTATATTGACGAAATTGTTGTACTTGAAAGGGGAATTTTCCCCGAGTTAAGGTGCCTCCTTAAAGTTAGGAGTGAAAGGTACGATGCTGTTGTAGACTCTCAGAGGACCGGTCGTTCAAAGAGGATTACCCTCCTTTCAGGAGCTCCCCTTAGAGTGGCTTTTAAAAAGGGAGGAGAGAACTTCTACTATAACGCCTTGGTTGAGTGGAAGAACAGAGGCTATACGGTTTGGGAGAGGATGGAGCTCCTAAAACCCTTTGGGATAGAAAGTCCTCCTAAACTCCTTCCCGAGTTCTACTTGTCTGAGGATGAACTGGATAGGGGGAGGGAGCTCTTAAAAGGAATGGGGCTAACTGAAGGGAATTTCTTCGTAGTTTCTCCAACTGCCCGCTTAGAGAAGAAGAGCTGGGGAGCGGAGAAGTTTGGAGAGCTTGCAGAGAAGGTTTCCTCCTATACCGGTTTAACACCCCTTTTCGTTTACGCTCCAGGTGAAGAGAATCTTGCCAGAGTTTCATTTGAATCCTGCGGGAAGGGCGTTTTGCTCCCGTCTCCCCTCTCAATTAGGGAGTTTGCCTCTCTCGTTTTCTTTTCCTCATTCTTAATAGGGAATGACTCCTTCTCCTCCCACCTATCCCTGTCCTTGAGGAAGAAGACTTTCGTTATTCACGGACCGACCGAAGGGTGGTTCCCCAACGTTTCGCTGGTTGTAAAGGTGAAGAAAGGACTGGACTGTCAGCCTTGCGGTAGCTGGAAAAGGTGCGATAAAAATATTGCCTGCTACAGGGAACTCTCGGCGGAGGAAGCCTTTGAGAAGTTAAAGGGAGAACTGTAGGTCAACGAGCCTCTTGTAGTCTGGAATTTTTGAGTAGAGCTCCTTGTGGCTTCCCTTTCCTATAACCCTACCTTCCTTTATAAAGATTATCTCGTCACTGTTTAGAACGGTTGATAACCTGTGGGCTACGGTTATTAGGATTCTATCTCTAAACCTTTCGTCTATTGCCTTCTGGATTGCCCTTTCAGTTTCGCTGTCAAGTGCGCTTGTGGCCTCATCAAGTATTAAAACGTCCGGATCCTTCAAAACAGCCCTTGCTATTGCTATCCTCTGCCTCTGTCCTCCAGATAGCTGAATTCCACCTTCTCCAATTAGCGTGTCGTAGCCCTTAGGTAAAGAGGTTATAAAGTCGTGAATGTTCGCAATTTTAGCTGCTTCAACTACTTCTTCTAAGGTTGCCTCCGGCTTCCCTATTGAGATGTTTTCCTTTACAGTTCCTCTAAATAGGATTATTTCCTGGGACACCATTCCTATTCTCTTCCTTAAGGGTAAGAGTTTGTAGTTCCTGTAGTCTTTCCCGTTAACTTCTACTTTCCCCTCAGTCGGCTCGTAGAACCTTGGAATAAAGTTTACCAGTGTGCTTTTTCCGCTTCCGCTCTTTCCTACTATGGCGTACTTTTTCCCCTTTAGAAATGATATGTTAACTCCTTCAAGAGCCTTCCTTTTGGAGTTGGGATAGGAGAAGGAGACATCCTTAAACTTGATTTCTGATATACCTTCCTCTAACTCCTCTTTTCCGTCCTTAATCTGATATTCGTCGGGGAGAGATAGGATTTCTTTAACCCTCTGGGCAACGGCACTTGACTGTTGAATCCTGTTGTAGTTCTGCCCCAACTTCCTTATCGGCTCGTAGGCCATTATGAGGGCTATGATGAAGGAGAAGAAGGCGCCGGGAGTTGTATGGCCAAGGAGTACTTCCCTTCCTCCGTAAAAAATTAGGAAACCTACTAAGAGAGCTCCCGTCATTTCAACAAGGGGAGGA includes:
- a CDS encoding tetratricopeptide repeat protein, which translates into the protein MRKALLTGLLALTLSFQSFGADLSLGVKLYSDGLYSLAAKTFRENIDSLSRDKFKKYYRYAYLSFLKSSDYSSLERLVKLWKEKYPDFKRGELLALETIIALRKGVPIEEAFPKEISSLPIEEKVAFFKVLAGVDLKPEETLFILNVASKDTELKGAVKDSGFLKSALERAIRENDYSLIDFIFDNYGRWFKGKDEGLQFVRYLERKKRFADALVEARKLYKKYPGKETRFELARAYYLNGKYGEVLNLVKSPSTEKEKYLLAWTYFKLGKPEKIAPLVGLNVNRPSLPQKLKVLLDFYSCNFDLSLLKKYYPELYVKALIFSFSDSLPEGEVGLPHDLAYIYGEKGLFEKSKEELEKAVQNPFDKNLTGRSLFLLGEVGTLNLQVGTVVYNQLMSGYQGTPYYTESLVPAAKVYLYSGSPEVALKLLSYAYSQVGVRSDEVRELLGRTYLIKGNFKKASLYLSKVRSQEGRSLLAYSLYQSGDRKGSFKVLREMFKGTPLFPEVNGGRLVFLSNELGRERELRKVKGLPLLPSVMAVVVSKDYRRAEELFKRANQREKVALALFLAERYQEKEPLKALNYLTEVVNSSSDEEIASYAKTLLNYLAFKTKNYAPVLLNDPYFIAYNPENDVTSVSTLISKADDYLSSGEVGKAYGLLKLALERTSSESFRKEIVRKLVEIDLKQRNFSRALQDVSLLPDSDLKNYLLFKIYLGMGRLVDAYQHAKEVKSVSELPKEERVPFLAKLARYYKLTGNKEEALKLVSQLLKEGDLSKVDYDDLISLSLLAQEKGSTDVAKRLIDEAFKRAETKEQRAESLFWKASIEAQEGKVDDAIIDYMKIAYDFKGVEPWSSTALYRAAQLFEEKGDYRQAFKLYRKVSKLKRGTKEGEIAAEKVKSLLKKIKEE
- a CDS encoding DUF507 family protein, encoding MAKKNRFLKLLSDRIVDNLLERELVIADNPESFKEKVYEILYSDYKTEKELEEEAERIIQENSEEVFYRGVSLHKARKLIKEKLAKERGIPVIGSVFSREKANYLAGKILKLILTDEELDYTQERGVIRNAIVGSFEEVAQLRKEIDQRVREKIASHSRPIYEGTPEWYALYRRYYNEELIERGLVEPETEV
- a CDS encoding FtsB family cell division protein, whose translation is MSPKLKCSLKWLVLFWALFGPWAFYSYFFGNNSLSTLGELKNTRFKLERERDYWRNRNEFLREKIEALKENSDYLYNKLGKELFVRGKEGEEVILFVR
- a CDS encoding nucleotide sugar dehydrogenase yields the protein MRRDFPEFKDFKEGKEKIGVVGLGYVGLPLAVALSKAFKVVGFDIDEGRVRELKEGYDRTGEVEGERIKSSGIEFTSSPESLKECRLIVVTVPTPIDKHKIPDLRPLKSATRTVGRNMSKGTVVVYESTVYPGVTEEICVPILEEESGLKYLEDFKVGYSPERVNPGDKNHTVEKIVKVVSGCDSETTGLLARIYGEVIEAGIHRAPNIKTAEAAKVIENTQRDLNIALINELALIFHRLGIDTRDVLEAASTKWNFLKFEPGLVGGHCIGVDPYYLTFKAQEIGYHPEVILAGRRINDYMGKFVAESTVKLMIKEGKQILNSKVLIMGITFKENIKDIRNSRVIDIYRELESFGVKPYIYDPHADHEEVKREYGIEMIKNPEEMAPYDAVVVAVKHREFLNLKPDFFKGISVSKPIVVDVKGIYDRNAFKDVVLWRL
- a CDS encoding glycosyltransferase family 4 protein; this encodes MRVLQATTARGWSGGTEQCLLLAKYMNKLGVETHILTLKETELERRAKTLGIEVVNFPNTRKFSLSEAKKLAKVLESYDVVNTHISKAHWWVWSSSFFTKKRPILVYSRRVPFKISLASRLTKYNLRTDGIVAVSPQIHDYLKKTPFLGKKVRYIPSGVELERFNPQKVKSEIRKELGIEEGALLILNVANYSEVKGHHVLLPAFKDFLRRNPKLKAYLLLAGRDTDSEEAKLEIEKLGLKGKVIPLGFRKDVPQLLKGADLFVFPSLKEGIAGSLLQAMAMEKTVVTSLVGGIKSYLKDGLNGIGVEPGSIESLVEGMERGVKEIGNEKMKEEARRTAAQFDIKRVAEKTLEFYKELLNEKRLSRV
- a CDS encoding ArnT family glycosyltransferase; protein product: MLRITDFSLKRLSILVLIISSTIFLSRLYEPSLSDDSVKYALIGKTMLKEGNFLFPHLGEEPYYKKPPLFFWLIAASFKVFGFNNSALFGVLSPFFLFYFDNWSKKAKFLISNECGGKALLKFGNYCVKESYAGSSGNYSQRLERRN
- a CDS encoding glycosyltransferase family 9 protein: MKVLIIQLKQLGDILLSSPLAKAVKENLKAQVHFLTSPLGREILKGSPYIDEIVVLERGIFPELRCLLKVRSERYDAVVDSQRTGRSKRITLLSGAPLRVAFKKGGENFYYNALVEWKNRGYTVWERMELLKPFGIESPPKLLPEFYLSEDELDRGRELLKGMGLTEGNFFVVSPTARLEKKSWGAEKFGELAEKVSSYTGLTPLFVYAPGEENLARVSFESCGKGVLLPSPLSIREFASLVFFSSFLIGNDSFSSHLSLSLRKKTFVIHGPTEGWFPNVSLVVKVKKGLDCQPCGSWKRCDKNIACYRELSAEEAFEKLKGEL
- a CDS encoding ABC transporter ATP-binding protein, with the protein product MKNVPWWLFKYLKEHKLLVVIAVITLILNAAITSYLAYFVKVVVNSVFVNKDPQMIKLIPLILIGLVFLKGIVFFANYYSMSYMGQKVITNLRQELYERIIRLPLEYFQKEPPGTFVSRVINDTSLLQDFTSRQVATFIRNLLTAIGLIGVVFYQDFKLAFIGFVGLPLIGYTISKIGKRIKRYTDRVQDKLAIITNHLFEGVKNIKEIKLFGLEGKFSGLFKLDNEKYLKDFMKIKLVEGIYPPLVEMTGALLVGFLIFYGGREVLLGHTTPGAFFSFIIALIMAYEPIRKLGQNYNRIQQSSAVAQRVKEILSLPDEYQIKDGKEELEEGISEIKFKDVSFSYPNSKRKALEGVNISFLKGKKYAIVGKSGSGKSTLVNFIPRFYEPTEGKVEVNGKDYRNYKLLPLRKRIGMVSQEIILFRGTVKENISIGKPEATLEEVVEAAKIANIHDFITSLPKGYDTLIGEGGIQLSGGQRQRIAIARAVLKDPDVLILDEATSALDSETERAIQKAIDERFRDRILITVAHRLSTVLNSDEIIFIKEGRVIGKGSHKELYSKIPDYKRLVDLQFSL